TACAAACGTGCAGCTGAAATAATGTTCCTAGTTAGACTAGGGACATaataacaattatttaatattaaatacagGCCATTTGGTAATAAAAGTTCATAAGTGCCTATTGCTACGACCGCAACATGTGCTCTGTTGCCAACATGCAATACCAAATCGCCTGGTTTCAGCTTCTTAATCTTTCTTAGTCCCTGCACATTattacaaatgtgagttccacaaccagtatcaaatacCCATGAATTACTAGAGAAAGCAAATAGTTCTATCATATAGATACCTGAGGTGCTAGCATTGCTAGCCTTTGTCTTCTTCAGCTCTGCAAGGTAATTCGGGCAGTTTCGCTTCCAATGACCAATTTCTCCACAATGGAAACAAGTGGCATCTTTGGCAGGTTTTTCTTTCTTCTTGACAGAATCCTTTGGGACAAACTTTTTGCCTTTGTAGTTGCCCTGACTCTTAGGTTTGCCTTTACCTTTGCCTTTGGCTTGTGGCTTCTTGATTTTTCCTTCCCGAATCATGAGGACTTCAGAGGTTTTGGATGGAATATTCTTCTCGGCAGTCTTAAGCATTAAATGAAACTTCGAGATAGAATTCTCCAAATTATTCATATTATAGTTCAAGACGAATTGGTCATATGACTTTGGTAGTGAGTTGAGGATCAAGTCTATTGCCAACTCAGGACCAATGGAAGATCCAAGCCTCTCAATTTGATCTATGTAGCTCTTCATTTTTAGAACATAAGAGCTTACAGATGTCCCCTCTTTCATCTTGCATGCGTGTAATGCTCTAACAGTTTCAAAGCGTTGTTGCCtagcttgttgttggaacatttcCTTTAGCTGCTTAAGCATCTCAAAGGCATCATGATGTTCCAGGTCCTTTTGCAAGTCTGGAATCATGATGGCTAACATGAGGCATGCTACCTCTGTAGAGTCATCCGTGTGCTTAGTCCAAGCATCTCGGATGCTCTTAGTGGCATTAGCAGGGGGTTCCTCGGGAACGGGTCCATCAAGTATATACGACTTCTTTTCgactttgagaacaattctcaaatTATGAAACCAGTCTAAGAAGTTTGTATCATTGAGTTTTTCCTTCTCTAAGACAGATCTTAGAGAAAGGTGGTGAACGGGTGTAGTTGCATTGGGtgacatctacaaaattaacaaagttctttTAGTATTTTAATATTTGATCCTTTAATAATTAATTACCCTAACTTTCTTATGAAAAATTAATTTGTTAAAGGCTAGAATCCAAGTTACATTTAACCTTGAGtggttggctgatgctctctccactAAGTTTAAATTAACAAGGTAGGTAGCGATTACCAATTGCAAGTCTAATACAATTTCTATATCTTAATGGGATCTTTAACAACAATTGTCAACTGGTATGTTTAATCCCATCTATGCCTTGGGCCTCTTGTGtttggctgatgctctctccacaaGAAGCACCAATTAAGTTGTCCTATTTAAAAACTATGATGTTCGGCCCAAGACTGTCATGGGAATCGCGAAACACCATCTCGGTAATCACAAGACGACCATGGtggttggctgatgctctctccacaaCGACGTACAAATGACAAGCGAGTGTCTTAAAAAGGATGGCATAAACTTACATTTTAAAAGGGATTTTGTGTTTTGTATTATTTCAATTTGACAAAACATTTCGTATAATAATTGTTGCATGCATTCAACAATATATTATACGTATACTTTAgataaaatcatattttatatgttGGTCTTGAGTTTATAGAATCTCTATTTTAGTCACTCACGGCGTGTCCAATTTTAAACTAATATCCTATATTAATATGTATACATTGAGCGCGCTAACTTAAGACCAATTTTAGTTtctaataaaactcattttatttaaaactttatacaagagtttggtttaaatttattaaattcataatttattaaaattcataattttaatgttaactTTGAGCTTTATGTAAAAACTCCTTTTTATTAAAACTCATTTTATACTTTTACGAAAAACCAttttcaaaattatatataaatttaccaaacttttatttgtgtttgatttgttaaaaaaaaattgttttctaGCATGCAAATATCCTatattcaaacatgcaacatacaaacataaacacaacaaTTAATAGGTGCATAGCCAAGCCTTTTCCTAATCGGTTTTCGTGAGCCAAACGAAGGGACCGGGTCAATCTAAGGACATAATAAATATCCATGCTTCATTGTGATGTCTTGAAGCTCCCACTTGCCTAGTCAACATTTGGTGTTGCGAATGGCTCCAAAATTGCTTAGAACTCCATCTTGAATTTTTTTCATATCGTGTTACATTTTTATAGATAAAATATACAAGTCTACACTAATACTTTTACATCTCAAAATTAAACAAAACATGAAAaataaaattattacaaaccattatAAATGAAAGAATAATTTACAACCCAATCGAATTTCAACACAACCAAACATCACAAAATGGTCTAAAGGCTTTCTATGAACCATGCAACTTAATAtatcaactattatatatatatatatatatatatatatatatatatatatatatatatatatatatatatatagcaacttcTACAACCATACATGCATGTAAAAGGAATGGTTGTAGCAAATAAAATAACTAAGTTGCATTTTAGAAATCTACAACTTTTCCTTTTTAGAAAAAAAAGTTGTTCATTTCTAATAATAAGAACAAGTTCTTATTGTATATAACATAAGTTTCTTAAAACATGCAAAAGCGGCTCTTGATACCACTGAAGGGGTTTGTATGAAATTTCATAAAACTATTTAGCAGCGGAAGCATGTACAACAATTTTTAAACCTTTCAAAAACTCCCCACCAAGAAACCAATTGCATgttgttaagaaaactaaataataaatagtgagtttaaagactacaacctttgaagactttgAACTAGAGAAGTTATGAATGCTAAGAACACCAAGAAGCCAATGTAGCCTTCCTCTATCGGTAATCCACACGAAAATAAACTTCCAATACCAAATGGATGCTAGTCCTTCACAACCCTTAAGAACAAGTATAAGAAACAACCTTTCTTATTTCTTGTTTACAACACTATCTTGTTTTCCTTGTAAATTCTTCACTACTTAGAAAAACAACTTAGAACATCTTTTAGTGAGGAAAAATGAATTCCTTTTAAGACTTGAAAGTTCTAGTTTTTATTCTCTCAAGTATACGTATATATTGATTCTTTGAGAAAACATCATCATGTACATACTCAAGTAATGATCCATCATTAACATAGTTAATTATAAAAGAAAAGCATTCTTCATCATTTCATTTATACTTTTCTTAAACTATTAGTAAGGTCATCATGGCTTCTATTTTCTTTTAGCCTTTAATATACAATATAAAATTGATAGTGTATACTTTTACATTATATATAATTAACAAGATAGAAACAAGTAACTAATATACTTGTTACTTACAcacatacatgtttatatatatgtagtCATTCTCATacaattgtagtattattatttctattaaataaCAATGTCACAACATGTATAACAAGGTTGTAATATACGAATCATATTCATATATGTAATTGATATTTATTTGTTCATTGTGTGTGACCCTATAGGTTCAAACATTATTAGTAGTATAGACATAAGTTGTGTCTTGGATATTAATAACCAACACAAGCAACAAACCGTTTGTAAATGTAGCCCTGTACATGATTCCCATGTTTCCGTAGCCAATTATCTTTTTGGTGTCGAAGTTATTGGTGGCCATTTCAAGTTCTACCAACTTCACTCGGCATATAAACTTTTCCATGGAAGTTATCTGCGTTAAACAATAAGTCGTCGTCGTATCTATATGAGTACTAATCTTGGTATAAGAATACTGTAAAAACACTTTATAGTACGAATGGTATGAACATATCATATTTATACATAACATGGATCTACATGTTTAAGATCTCAAATATGTGTCGAAAAACTGATGAAAAAACTGAGAAAAACATACGTTTACAATCTTAAAAACAAGTTGTTTATATGTGTTTTATTCCTAATTTATTTCCACTTCTAATAATGAACATTCATTAtttttcatatattctacaagtatgAAAGTCGATTTGGTAATTTTGTTGAGTATATATGTATGAATATGTTGCGCTCTAACTGTTCATGTCccctctctatatctataaataCATTATTTAatgatcaaatatatatatatatatatatatatatatatatatatatatatatatatatatatatatatatatatatactaacataTGTGTGAAAGAGTGAAAAGGAGATATTGCCTTGCTCTCTTCGCTGCTGCTTTGTTTTGCAATTGGTATATTGGGACCTCTGGTAATAATGATATTCCTTTCCCAATTATACTTGATCAGGTGATAATAAGCCCTCATGTCGCTTATAGACGGTCTTCGAAAGTAACAGAATCGGCATAGTTAAGATAGTAGAAATAGGAAATCCGACCTTAAACCCTGATAAAAATACATCTTCATGCCCTTGTTTCTTGCAGTGTTTCAAAGGACCTCCGCAAAGCCCTGAGTTGTTTGAATAGCTTTCTGCAGGCATGGTTATACTGGTAAAACTGGGtacttgtgatgacccagaaatttcgactaaatttaaacttaatctttgtatgattaacatttccgacacgataagcaaagtctgtaaaactgaatctcaaaatttttgaattacttttatatatttaaatacccttcggttgttttcgacgattcgcgaacaattatatgtaaatagatacatatatactataacatgaaaaggtaacaatgtattaattgtttgataccgtacattaaacttattggtttaaatatctattcgaatgtatatgataagttgaaatatttattattaaaatttatttataaataacttccaatgtgtatttaaaaactgatttatgtatattaaaaagatatatacatatatataataaacgatagtaacattcgtttattgattcaattgatatttagttaagttaactaaggcgtttaagatgaaccagttaaacactaatttgttacagtgttttcaaattgccacattactcaaaatgctacagtgttttcgaaaatcactatttgctacagtgaaattgactttgctacagtgaattgctacagtaaaatttgactttgctacagtaactttgctacagtaaaacactattataaaaatgtgttttaacaaatagcgagacgatgatttatagaagtaaatgaccaaaacactcgaaagtttaagatacactttgagtgatataattaagggataatttaaggctatattttgacaaaggtacgtgtcacgaaatgtaaaatgcaagttttctaagcgtacgaaaatgcgttcgagaaaccggaaccgggacataagtcgagtgatgacgtacgacttatcggaccaaaaatatctagtctactatgcacaagaataaaatataatatataaataattatattaattatttatatatttatatttattttatattatgtcgacaagctaggagccaaaacaatgtgagctgtccctggtcctcatgcgagtcgcatggccagaaggccatttccatgcgagtcgcatgactccagattccaggccaggtactataaattcaggtgttttgctcgaatgaaaaatcaaatatatattactccgtataatatttattattattattattattattattattattattattattattattattaagattattattaatcttattaatcttattattagtattattatttttgcgatacaaaaataataatgtacatcaaatattacgacggagtgctgtccaagtaattttcaaaatgagttttcgagcaagctagagctaaggaaattatgggttattgccaaggaggttatgggtaatgttcgggggtatttttttctgaatcaaacctcgtgtttatcatctccgatgcgtctacgtgctttcctgcaatattgtatatcaatattaaacagtgagtttcataagatcccttttactctctacatttttgggctgagaatacatgcaaatgctttattaaccgatatacaatatttatatgcgtgagtttcattgctccctttttaaatgcttttgcaatatatttttgggctgagaatacatgcaatttattttaaacgcaatggacacaagtacatactaaattctacactgagtttgaaccgaaaatcccttagctttggtaactagtaactgccagttataagaactggtgggcgcgagtagtagtatatggatccatagggcttgatatccccgtccgagctagagcactagccttttaacggacgtatgctatttgagaagcgtacacgttggtttgcgtgtattattaagatgattatacaaagggtacaaattatataagcattaaagtttagttaccagggtgctcaattttgtagaaccgattgataaacgtttcggatgaaacaactgaaatcttgtggtccaccttttatttaaaacataatgataaacattttgaatgaaacaactgaacttttgtaatccacattgatatacggattatgtgtaatattaaaactatgaactcaccaacctttgtgttgacacttgaagcatgtttattctcaggtttctagaagtcttccgctgtttgctcatacgtgatacaagttatgtgcttggagtcatacatgctatatacaagaaacttgcattcatcaaaccattaccatgtatcttattttgactgtatggtcaacagatgtattattgtaaaccatttaaatggtgattgtctatacgtaggaatcatcagatgtaaaaaaaaactggaatttatatattcatttatgaaataccttttcaaacgaatgcaatgttacaaaacgtatcacatagaggtcaaatacctcgcaatgaaatcaatgaatgacgtgttcgtccatatggatttggagcgatcgtcacagtactgGTCCCCACAAAGCATTGTTAGCGACATTAAATTCCTTGATGCGATCAAGTTGACTAAAGTTTTGAGGGATTTGGCCTGTAAATTGGTTGTGGTCAAGCCTCAGAACATTGATGTAACTGCAGTCACCAATGGTAGGTGGAATTGTACCCGAGAAATTGTTGAATGAGAGATTAAGAGATGTAATGTGTGGAAAATAGTTTGTGTGATCAAACGGAAGGGGTCCAGTGAGTTTGTTGTTAGAAGGATCTAAACTGGTGAGGGCGGTGCAGTATTGTAAGCCCACTGGAAACATTCCTCTAAGTCCCATGTCTGACAGGTTAATAGTCAGAACTTTACTCTGCTCAGTGCTCCAGCATTTGACACCAGTAAAATGACATATGAAACCTTCAGTAAGATTACTAAAATCCCAAGAAGCTAAATGGTTATGTGGGTCTTGCAACGATTTCTTGATGGATCTTAGGCAGCTGATGtctgttggaggttttattaaactttcatgtagggtaaaataatcgatagccggataaatcactgaatcgtggtatcactttccgaaagtaattattcgacccttattgcctgggttacacgaatatcactttgggataagacagagattagttcttgttattggcactaaacaagaactcttttgcataagagtattaaggtgtttttgtgTGTGTATCTATTCTCATGAATCATAGTCCATATTTATAGACACCCAAAAACAAGTTTCACCTACTCCACGatagagatgtttcactaactccacgatggagatgtttcactaactccacgatggagatgtttcactaactccacgatggagatgtttcacctactccacgatggagatgtttcacctactcCACGATGGAGATGTCTCACCAACTTTTTAACAGCAAAAGTGGGTGCatgaataatacttccgtaatcactcaaatttgtgataatggaaaaccactttcgggtccgggtaatctatcacttaatgggtgtacactccgtacctcctaacccatttacaagtgtagattaaatccctcaattacactaaatttccaacaatcctccccaatttagtgcaattcgtttcatgagaattaaacaaattaaaacaaaaactcatgcataaatgaaaatatcttgaagattgaattttcaccttagtacattacacattccaaataatcgagaatcggggtgttctaagaattgaacccttcaacccatttgaataattgaaaataacatacacataagttttcaaatactctaaagctatcctgacactttacaagccatgtgtccatatcctttcatgaatgtatccaaagttaaaagtccaagctttgttgaagcggcaaaacttcacattcacataggtacttcatttcagtcatgcacctgctcatgcactttttcaaatgaactattaagaagctagacttcaacctcacctttagcaggtccgagtacataccttaccttgggatgatataaaatttatgtactccaaatttctaaatATAAGTcttccacattgaattcagcttctgattttcatcagaagggaattgggtatcttataattagaaatttatgtggactttaaacccatccccataGTAGACTTGTCAACCAaatctcttgccaatcccttcgtcaagtgatcagctaaattctgttgtgacctcacgaacactatagaaatcaccccattcatgataagttcacgaatcatgctatgtctgacacctaagtgtctagactttccattgtatatctggctataagcctttccCAATGTCGTAGCACTATCACAATgaatagacatgggtgctataggtttaggccataatggtatctcatagatcaagtttctaagccattctgcttctttaccagcagcagctaaagcaacaaactcagattccatcattgagttggtaatacatgtctgcttcttagaagcccatgaaatagcacctcccccaagcaagaacacccaaccactcgttgaagaatgatcttcaatattggttatccaactcgcatcagaatatccttctattaccgaaggaaacctattgtaagataaactatagtccatagttttcttcaagtactttagtacccgcctaattgcttgccagtgatgagtactaggattactagtatatctactcagttttcctactgcaaaagcaatatccggccttgtacaagtcatggcgtacatcaaacatgaaatgtcccgttcttattgattaaaaatgttccatattaattgatttcgttgcgaggttttgacctctatatgagacgtttttcaaagactgcattcattttaaaacaaaccataacctttatttcatcaataaaggtttaaaaagctttacattgattatcaaataatgataatctaaaatatcctgtttacacgcgaccattacataatggtttacaatacaaatatgttacaacgaaataagtttcttgaatgcagtttttacacaatatcatacaagcatggactccaaatctcatccttatttaagtatgcgatagcggaagctcttaataatcacctgagaataaacatgcttaaaacgtcaacaaaaatgttggtgagttataggtttaacatatatattatcaaatcataataatagaccacaagatttcatatttcaatacacatcccatacatagagataaaaatcattcatatggtgaacacctggtaacggacattaacaagatgcatatttaagaatatccccatcattccgggacacccttcggatatgatataaatttcgaagtactaaagcatccggtactttggatggggtttgttaggcccaatagatctatctttaggattcgcgtcaattagggtgtctgttccctaattcttagattaccagacttaataaaa
This genomic window from Rutidosis leptorrhynchoides isolate AG116_Rl617_1_P2 chromosome 2, CSIRO_AGI_Rlap_v1, whole genome shotgun sequence contains:
- the LOC139889530 gene encoding inactive LRR receptor-like serine/threonine-protein kinase BIR2, producing MGLRGMFPVGLQYCTALTSLDPSNNKLTGPLPFDHTNYFPHITSLNLSFNNFSGTIPPTIGDCSYINVLRLDHNQFTGQIPQNFSQLDRIKEFNVANNALWGPVL